The Bacillus sp. (in: firmicutes) genome has a window encoding:
- a CDS encoding transposase, translating into VCLRFKLLKGSEKLTANEKQQLDEMLKEHSELSYAYFLKELFREIYQVNDYDTADSLLEEWIQLAWSSPFPSFHQVAKTIENWKAQILQYFLTPFTNGRIEGTNHKIKNIKRRAFGFRNLERFRLRVFLECTGKTYKNQVA; encoded by the coding sequence AGTTTGCTTACGGTTTAAACTCTTGAAAGGTTCTGAAAAGTTAACGGCTAATGAAAAACAACAATTAGACGAGATGCTCAAAGAGCATTCAGAATTGTCATATGCCTATTTTCTAAAAGAACTCTTTAGAGAAATATACCAAGTGAATGACTATGATACAGCTGATTCACTCTTAGAAGAATGGATTCAACTCGCATGGAGCAGCCCATTTCCTTCATTTCATCAAGTTGCCAAGACGATAGAAAATTGGAAGGCACAAATTTTACAATATTTTCTTACACCTTTTACGAATGGCCGGATTGAAGGTACAAACCATAAGATTAAGAACATCAAAAGACGTGCTTTTGGCTTCAGAAACCTTGAAAGATTTCGACTACGTGTATTTTTGGAATGTACAGGTAAAACTTATAAAAATCAGGTTGCTTAA
- a CDS encoding SDR family NAD(P)-dependent oxidoreductase yields MELKNKKILVTGADGFIGSHLTEELVKRGLDVRAFVYYNSFNSWGWLDHSPDEIKSELDVFAGDIRDPYGVKNAAKGCDVVFHLASLIAIPYSYHSPDTYIDTNIKGTLNVLQAARELEIEKVVHTSTSEVYGTAMFVPITEDHPLQGQSPYSASKIGADQVAISFYKSFNTPVSIIRPFNTYGPRQSARAVIPTIITQIASGKTNIKLGALHPTRDFNYIKDTVQGFIAVAESEKSIGEVINIGSNYEISIGETAELIAEVMGKEIEIETEHIRLRPEKSEVERLWADNSKAKRLLGWKPAYGGRDGLKKGLKETAEWFSNTQNLKHYKADMYNQ; encoded by the coding sequence ATGGAGCTGAAGAACAAAAAAATTCTTGTCACTGGTGCGGATGGATTTATCGGTTCACATCTAACCGAAGAGTTAGTGAAAAGAGGGTTAGATGTTCGTGCTTTTGTCTATTATAATTCGTTTAACTCCTGGGGATGGCTTGATCATTCACCCGACGAAATAAAAAGCGAATTAGACGTATTCGCGGGCGATATACGAGATCCATATGGTGTAAAAAATGCTGCCAAGGGCTGCGATGTTGTTTTTCATTTAGCTTCACTAATTGCAATCCCTTATTCGTACCACTCCCCAGATACGTACATCGATACAAATATAAAGGGAACCTTAAATGTTCTGCAAGCTGCAAGAGAACTAGAAATTGAAAAAGTTGTCCACACCTCTACAAGTGAAGTATACGGAACAGCGATGTTTGTTCCAATTACCGAAGACCATCCTCTTCAAGGACAGTCTCCTTATTCTGCTTCAAAAATTGGAGCCGATCAAGTTGCCATCTCCTTTTATAAGTCCTTTAATACCCCTGTCTCCATTATTCGCCCCTTTAATACGTATGGTCCCAGACAATCTGCCAGAGCTGTCATTCCTACCATCATCACTCAAATTGCTAGCGGAAAAACCAATATCAAATTAGGTGCTTTACATCCTACTCGAGATTTTAATTATATAAAAGACACCGTACAAGGGTTTATCGCTGTAGCCGAGTCCGAGAAATCCATTGGGGAAGTTATTAATATAGGAAGTAATTATGAAATTTCAATTGGTGAGACGGCTGAGCTCATTGCTGAAGTGATGGGGAAAGAAATTGAAATTGAAACAGAACACATCCGCTTACGCCCTGAGAAAAGTGAGGTTGAACGCCTCTGGGCAGATAATTCCAAAGCGAAGAGACTGTTAGGGTGGAAACCTGCTTACGGAGGCCGGGATGGGTTGAAAAAAGGTTTAAAGGAGACAGCGGAATGGTTTAGTAACACCCAAAATTTAAAACACTATAAAGCGGATATGTATAACCAATAA
- a CDS encoding CBS domain-containing protein, producing MNDYRKILVPPTASINETLKIIDVGSLQIALVVDDQNKLLGTVTDGDVRRGILKGISLDQPVPLVMNPDPVTVSPTMDSKQILNLMKTKKLQHLPVVNKDGCVIGLKHLNTIIQPPNRDNIVVLMAGGLGTRLRPLTNDCPKPLLKIGNKPILETILESLIEHGFNRFYLSVNYKSEMIEDYFKDGSNWGVDIHYIHEDQRMGTAGSLGLIPEKPEKPFLVMNGDILTKVNFQYLLDYHEKHKGQATLCVREYDFQVPYGVVNVDKHRLLSIEEKPKYRFFVSAGIYIFEPSVLEIIPKNNYFDMPDLFRNLLEKKKDVSIFPIREYWLDIGRIDDFERAKGEFDQEFS from the coding sequence TTGAATGACTACAGAAAAATATTGGTTCCACCAACTGCCTCTATAAATGAAACATTAAAAATCATTGATGTAGGTTCCTTGCAAATCGCCCTAGTTGTTGATGATCAGAATAAGTTGTTAGGAACTGTTACAGATGGGGATGTTAGGAGAGGTATTTTAAAAGGCATCTCTTTGGATCAGCCTGTACCTCTCGTGATGAATCCTGATCCTGTAACCGTTTCTCCTACGATGGATTCGAAACAAATATTGAACTTGATGAAAACAAAAAAGCTGCAGCACCTGCCTGTTGTAAATAAGGATGGCTGTGTAATCGGTTTAAAACATTTAAACACGATTATTCAACCTCCTAACAGAGATAATATCGTGGTTCTCATGGCAGGGGGACTTGGAACGAGGCTAAGGCCGTTAACAAACGATTGTCCTAAACCATTATTAAAAATTGGGAATAAACCTATTCTTGAAACGATTTTAGAGAGTTTAATTGAACATGGATTTAATCGGTTTTACCTTTCCGTTAATTATAAGTCTGAAATGATTGAGGACTATTTTAAGGATGGTTCAAACTGGGGGGTAGATATTCACTATATACATGAGGATCAAAGAATGGGAACAGCAGGTTCTTTAGGACTGATTCCAGAAAAGCCGGAGAAGCCTTTTCTTGTAATGAATGGAGACATTCTTACAAAAGTAAATTTTCAATATTTACTGGATTACCATGAAAAACATAAAGGACAGGCAACCTTATGTGTAAGAGAATATGATTTTCAAGTCCCTTATGGGGTGGTAAATGTTGATAAGCATCGTTTGCTGTCAATAGAGGAAAAACCAAAATACCGTTTTTTTGTTAGTGCGGGGATATATATTTTTGAACCAAGCGTATTAGAAATCATTCCGAAAAACAATTATTTTGATATGCCTGATCTATTTAGAAACTTACTTGAAAAAAAGAAAGATGTCTCCATTTTTCCAATTAGAGAATATTGGCTGGATATTGGAAGAATAGATGATTTTGAGCGGGCCAAAGGAGAATTTGATCAAGAATTCAGCTAG
- a CDS encoding acyltransferase, whose product MNSIYSEQELREMGLKSVGKNTKISRKCSIYMPEKISIGDNTRIDDFCCLVGGEKGINIGSNVHIAHYCLLGGTGGITIKDFAGVSSRTALYSATDDYLGSSLTGPTIPKKYLNVTKGEIVLNKHVIIGTNSTVLPNVTIGEGSAVGAHSLVTKSLAPWGVYVGVPVKRIKDRKKDLLLLEEAFLKEVAEERLNEKC is encoded by the coding sequence ATGAATTCCATTTATAGCGAGCAAGAACTTAGAGAAATGGGTCTTAAAAGTGTAGGGAAAAATACGAAAATTAGTAGAAAATGCAGTATTTATATGCCGGAAAAAATTTCGATTGGCGACAATACAAGGATTGATGATTTTTGCTGTTTAGTTGGCGGGGAAAAAGGAATAAATATAGGTTCGAATGTACACATCGCCCATTATTGTCTATTGGGAGGGACCGGCGGCATAACCATCAAAGATTTTGCAGGTGTTTCATCCAGAACGGCGTTATATAGTGCAACTGATGATTATTTAGGAAGCAGTTTAACTGGACCAACCATTCCTAAAAAATATTTAAATGTTACGAAAGGAGAAATCGTACTAAATAAACATGTTATTATTGGAACGAATTCTACGGTGTTGCCCAATGTCACGATTGGAGAAGGAAGCGCTGTAGGTGCACATAGTTTGGTAACAAAAAGTTTAGCACCCTGGGGTGTCTATGTAGGTGTACCTGTAAAAAGAATAAAAGACCGTAAAAAGGATTTACTGCTATTAGAAGAAGCGTTCTTAAAAGAAGTAGCTGAAGAACGGTTAAATGAAAAATGTTAA